The region CTCAGTATCTCCAACATAGAACACTGTATCAGTTATATTATTTCGATTTATAACTTGCCTAATATTCTCAGACTTCTCCATCTTAGTTCTACCTGCTGATTCGAAATCTTGAAACAGATTTTGTAACTGATAGTATTCCAGAAACACCTCAATATACCCATCTTGACAATTGCTAACAATAAACAAATTATAGTCCTTCTTTAGAGTATTCAGACATTTTTCCACATCTTGATATAAGACACCACCATACTTTCTTAAGTATAATAATTCCTCACTAGACAACTCCCTTTGCAAATCATTAATCTCCTTGTCAGATAATTTGTAAAGGCTTCTTATAATGTCCTTTTGAGACAAGCCAATTAAAGGAGTTAACTTATCAGCGTTAATCAACTCATAACCACGTCTAACAAACACTTGATTCCATGCATTAACAATACTACTACGAGAATCCCACAATGTACCATCTAAGTCAAAAATAACATTTTTCATATATTAAAAAATCGGAGTTATATTATGTTTACCTGTTGTGCTTAACACAAAACAACTTATAATAAATATTTTAAACCCTAGGATGCTGTAATTCAAAAAATCACTCATGGCAATTTTCAATAGTCTAAACTGTCTTGACATACCTTAGAAGGTTAAACATCGTGAGAAAAAAAACAACTATTACAGCCCTATTTTACTTCATACCTTACTTCTACTTTATCCCCTTCTATCAGAGGCATACCGCTGACACTTGTTAATTGTTCTTGATCTACCTTTTGGCATAATACATTAACAAAAGCATAGATACCAGCATTCTGTTGTTTATTAGATTTATCCCATGCTGTCTCTATTGATAATGATGCAGTATTAGTGTATATCTCCATGACTAGTTGGCACTTATCCCCTGAAATAGATAGTTTCTTTATATCCTTGACAGCGATATTCCATTGTTCCTTTTTAAAACTTATAAGGACACTATCTCCTTCAATTTCTATCTGCCATACTCCAGATAGGTTCATCTTTACATATAAAGACACGATACCATATCCTATACCATAACATACACCGAAATACCCTATCGCCACTATGCGATGAAGTTCCTTGACTGTAAATGCTCCATAAGTACGTTCCACTATAAAGGAAATCACGTAGAACGCTAAAAAACTCAATGCTATAGCGATAGCAGTCATCCACAGATTACTCAACTTCTTACTACCCTTAAACACAAAATCACTCTTCTGCATAACTTATAATTTTAGCTTATATGTCCTTACGAACTTATTAGTACCCCCATTCTGTTTTACACTATACTCCTCCATACGAAGTCTAGCCCTAATGACTTGATGAAATTCGTCTGATAGCATCGTTTTTTCTTTACTATAATCCATTATTAAGCTAAAATTACCTTTAGTCGTATAAAAATAGTATGTAGAGACCTTCATTATAGCATCTCCTCCTTCGTACTTATCCACTGCCACATCTACTTTAGTCACGTCTTCATAGCGCATACTAAGTACTTTATCAGCTCTATAAAAAGAGATTGTTTGATCCCCTGCCACAACCTGTTTTAACTTAATATGTGGAAACAACCACTTACGTGCTAGTACAAATACAGCTACCAAATATGGTAATAGAAACAATGTCAAAACCCAATTATAATACTTACCTAATTGAAGATTATCTAATACATACTCACACACACCTATTATGTACAACAGTGTAACCAGCATAACGCCTAATATTAACCCTAAAAGTCCAATAACGGTACTTTTATAAAATAGGTAATCTACTTTAAAACTTTTATCATACAACATCCTATATGTAAATTATTATTTATAATTAAACAAATACGAGTCTATAAAACAAATTATTCTCGCAAATAAACTATAAATTAACAACATATATAACAAATATACAATATCAAAATTCAAAGAATATTACGCCTAATTAATTACTCTCTGTGTTGATATAATTCCCTCTTTATTTATTGCTTTTGTCTCAACTACTCACAGTTACTTGATTGCTAAACACCACCTACTTTTTACTCGCTGTCATCTTGTCAGTTAGTGAAAAAAAAGTATCTTTGTGGCTTAAAGTAAAACACCCTTAAGTATCTTATGGAAAAGGTAATTGACGAAAATAAACAAGGTACAAGCTTACAATTAGAACAAAAGCAAGACAACAAGAAGAAGCTATTCATCGAGAGCTACGGTTGTCAAATGAATTTCTCTGACAGTGAGATTGTAGCTTCTATCCTATCTAACGAAGGATATAATACAACTGATAAACTAGAAGAGGCTGATTTAGTATTAGTAAATACATGTTCGATCAGAGATAAAGCAGAACAAACTGTGCGTAAACGCCTTACTCAGTACAACCAAATGAAGACTAAGAATCCTGGGATGAAAGTCGGGGTATTAGGTTGTATGGCAGAGCGTCTTAAAGCTAAATTCTTAGAAGAAGAAAAAATCGTAGACATGGTAGTAGGTCCAGATGCCTATAAAGATCTTCCTAATCTATTAAAAGATGTAGAAGAAGGTAGAGATGCTATCAATGTAATCTTATCTAAAGACGAGACTTATGGTGATATCTCTCCTGTGCGTCTTCAGAGTAATGGAGTGACGGCATTCGTATCTATCACTAGAGGATGCGATAATATGTGTACATTCTGTGTAGTACCCTTCACTAGAGGTCGTGAGCGTAGTCGTGATCCACAGAGTATCATTGAAGAGATTAGAGATTTAAAAGAACGCGGGTTTAAAGAGGTAACTTTATTAGGTCAAAACGTAGATAGCTTCGTATGGTATGGTGGAGGTCTTAAGAAAGACTTCGAGAAAGCAACTGAGATGCAAAAAGCAACTGCAGTGGACTTCGCTCAGCTATTAGATCAATGTGCTACTATGTTCCCTAAGATGAGATTCCGTTTCTCTACATCTAATCCACAAGATATGCATATCGAAGTAATCGAAATGGTAGCTAAGCATGATAATATCTGTAAGTATATTCACCTACCAGTACAATCTGGAAGCACACGTATCTTACAAGAGATGAACCGCCAGCATACTAGAGAACAATATATCGCATTAGTAGATAAGATTTATGAACTAATTCCTGATATTTCGTTATCACAGGACATCATAACTGGTTTTCCTACGGAGACAGAGGAAGATCACCAAGACACATTATCACTTATAGAGCATGTCAGATATGACTTTGGTTATATGTTCGCTTACTCAGAAAGACCAGGGACATTGGCTGCCCGTAAACTAGAAGATGATGTACCAGAAGAGGTTAAAAAACGTCGCTTAAGCGAGATTATCGATGTACAACGTGCTAT is a window of Myroides oncorhynchi DNA encoding:
- a CDS encoding HAD family hydrolase, whose protein sequence is MKNVIFDLDGTLWDSRSSIVNAWNQVFVRRGYELINADKLTPLIGLSQKDIIRSLYKLSDKEINDLQRELSSEELLYLRKYGGVLYQDVEKCLNTLKKDYNLFIVSNCQDGYIEVFLEYYQLQNLFQDFESAGRTKMEKSENIRQVINRNNITDTVFYVGDTEYDLISARKNNIPFIFVDYGFGNTQDYDFVIKEFKELPVLLDSL
- the miaB gene encoding tRNA (N6-isopentenyl adenosine(37)-C2)-methylthiotransferase MiaB; amino-acid sequence: MEKVIDENKQGTSLQLEQKQDNKKKLFIESYGCQMNFSDSEIVASILSNEGYNTTDKLEEADLVLVNTCSIRDKAEQTVRKRLTQYNQMKTKNPGMKVGVLGCMAERLKAKFLEEEKIVDMVVGPDAYKDLPNLLKDVEEGRDAINVILSKDETYGDISPVRLQSNGVTAFVSITRGCDNMCTFCVVPFTRGRERSRDPQSIIEEIRDLKERGFKEVTLLGQNVDSFVWYGGGLKKDFEKATEMQKATAVDFAQLLDQCATMFPKMRFRFSTSNPQDMHIEVIEMVAKHDNICKYIHLPVQSGSTRILQEMNRQHTREQYIALVDKIYELIPDISLSQDIITGFPTETEEDHQDTLSLIEHVRYDFGYMFAYSERPGTLAARKLEDDVPEEVKKRRLSEIIDVQRAIGLERMERFLGTTVEVLIEKTSKRSEVEWSGRNSQNTTVIFPKENYNVGDFVMVEITDCTSATLIGKPVGYSSMQE